Part of the Drosophila pseudoobscura strain MV-25-SWS-2005 chromosome 2, UCI_Dpse_MV25, whole genome shotgun sequence genome, TATGTGGTGTCCAAATAGAGCAGATCTATATCGATGTTGTTCCAAAATATCGGTAGCGATTCCATTTCGAAGCTGGCACGAAAATCACCCGTGTGGAGAATGCATTCACCTGAAGACAGCTTGAAGAAGAACATAAGGGCTCCCGGACAATGATTTGCCTCTATGCCGGTGATCTGGATGTTGTCCACTAGAATTGTCTGATCCACATCAATCTCACGAATGTACATCTCATCTATTTTTATGAATGCTTGCACCAGGCGAGCTGTTAGGGGACTCATGAACAGTGGAAAAGCAAACTTCTTCGTCAGACCAATATAATGATCAGCATGAAAGTGGGTTAGGAAATAATGAGTCACGCCTGGTATGACTCCAAACTGGAAGCCATCGACACAAAAGTGTGTGCCCTCAACAACTTTATAGGGCGGACATGGTTTGGGCGTCCTCTGCTTACGTCCATTGGACGCAATTTTCTCGGACGAAGTGTCTGGGTTTCCAGGTTCATTCGGAACTGGCAGTGGAGCAAGGAAACCTTTTTTATTGGGAATTGGTGGTGACGTACCTGCTGCCAGGACACCCCTTCTATTGGCCCTTTTATTGCGATTGGAAACAACGGTTGAAACAGGCGCAACCTTTTTCTTGGGCGAAGCATTTGTACTGGGACTGTCGTGGGGAGCCACTGTGGTGGAGGGTGAGGACTGACTGAGCAGATTTTCCTTAATGGAAACATCTCCAAGGAGGAGTTCACTGGGAATCGAAACCATTGGCGAGGACGGACATGCTTCGTTCACTATCCGTGGGCTGAGCTGATTTCCTTTAATATCCCCAGTCTTGGGAGCTTTGCATTGTGGTGGTGGTTCTAATTTGAAGCTTCTCAAATCGTCCGAGTCCTCAGACTCCGATTCCGAGCAGAGATCAATGACATTCGCGTCGGTCATACTTGTGTTCTCCTTGCCCCTTGCTTTGCGTGGCGGCTGGACACGCTTGGTGTGAGGTTCCATGTCTGATCCGTCTGTGGTCGTTGTTGATGTGGTGGCCGCCTCGTCGAACAAGCGCTTGCGTCCTTTGTTCGACTTAGGAGCTGGCTTATTGTTGGCTGTCTTGCGAACTATCCCTTGCCGAGATGTATGCGGTTTGTTCTCCATCTTGAGGCTTTTCGCGCTGCTTTTGAAGAAGGAATCGATGCGCAACTGCCCAGGAAGTGGCGTTTTCTTAGATGAACGTTTAATAGTAGTATTTGCTATAATCGAAGCCGCTTCTTGAACAactttcggtttgtttttccTCGTGGTTGTAGCGCCAGTTGATTTTGCCCGGTTTTTCTTCTCAGGGGTTTTCTCTCCGACATCGATTGATTGACTGACTGATTTCCCTAAGGcctcatttatttttgttgtggctTGCAGCTCAACAAGGGATTTAAGCCGAATTTTCCCGACGTTTGACATTTCAACAAActataaacaacaaaatatacaatCAGTGTGCTGCGGACTTATCGCTAAAATTTACCGTCAGACCcttagaaatataccaaaacataccgtaaatatactgacgaattcaagttctattagTATATGTAATGTGGCGGTATATTTAAACCCAACACATGAAAAACTAACtttatatggatatattaTAAGTGGTGTATAGCAAGTACCCTGCTGAATAGCAGGAAACGGCCGCGGCAATGTCCGGAAGCCTTAGCGGCTTTCCGAATGTCTCCAGCTTTCGGCTATTAAAGTGCCTCAACCTGAATGGTTTACCATCCAAGGTCAAATTTTCGCCGAACAAAATTCTGAATCTGCTACACCTGAATATGAGCATCACATACATTTCCCGTTGggtttacatttttaatggtTGGAAATGCATAAGAGACAGAAC contains:
- the Snm1 gene encoding DNA cross-link repair 1A protein is translated as MSNVGKIRLKSLVELQATTKINEALGKSVSQSIDVGEKTPEKKNRAKSTGATTTRKNKPKVVQEAASIIANTTIKRSSKKTPLPGQLRIDSFFKSSAKSLKMENKPHTSRQGIVRKTANNKPAPKSNKGRKRLFDEAATTSTTTTDGSDMEPHTKRVQPPRKARGKENTSMTDANVIDLCSESESEDSDDLRSFKLEPPPQCKAPKTGDIKGNQLSPRIVNEACPSSPMVSIPSELLLGDVSIKENLLSQSSPSTTVAPHDSPSTNASPKKKVAPVSTVVSNRNKRANRRGVLAAGTSPPIPNKKGFLAPLPVPNEPGNPDTSSEKIASNGRKQRTPKPCPPYKVVEGTHFCVDGFQFGVIPGVTHYFLTHFHADHYIGLTKKFAFPLFMSPLTARLVQAFIKIDEMYIREIDVDQTILVDNIQITGIEANHCPGALMFFFKLSSGECILHTGDFRASFEMESLPIFWNNIDIDLLYLDTTYLSGNYDFCHQTESVDRAVYMVQKFHERNPGKRILYVCGSYVIGKEKIWLTLAEKFSLTVWTEAHRRMAIDCLEWPDLQSRLNDDPYQANLHVIGMGKVTYLVLAEYFKQFEDQYDMLLAIRPSGWEKNSKPSYGRRISIIGIEYSEHSSYKELERFVRFIKPRRIISTVPVGRDLFVTGKVQAKWYQFKGHLSLMTRGYQPSISTFLATPNRKKPPSSTKMALSPVDENKTDWETTVQDHVTISSSTSENSTITEGIEKKKSHGDGSDVPLHKSESPGKSKPSTDEEALLNRLTSDASDDWLADS